A window of Fusarium verticillioides 7600 chromosome 7, whole genome shotgun sequence genomic DNA:
TTCGGTATCGTAGTCGGGCAGAAAAGCAATGTCGCGAACAGAATAATCGTCGTAGAATGCTCAGGGTGAAGAGGTGAGGTCCGAGATTGGCGACCACTAGAAATGTTTACCAAAGTCATGGTCCTAATTCGGTGCGCGGGGCATCAAGTTAGGGTGGGGACCCCGGAATCGCCAATTGAACCAATCAGAGGAACCCATTTGCGTGCAATGACACACAGAAGCTTTAACGCTCCCTCCGACTTCGCTTCAGTGGGAGCAAGACGGGAGCGGCGATGCTGACTAACCAGGCCAGGGCGCGGGCTCCCTCTGTTTCGCTGTagactaggtacctaagtaaTTTCATCATTAAGGTACCTTGGGACAAAGATCCTGAGCTTTCTTCCCCCCTTGGCTCCCTCAATCTGCAAGCTAACTGAGAGAGGCTCTGGACCCTTTGACCCCCGACGCTTTGCTCGATCCTCATTAGCCCTCCTGTTATCTTTTCAGCTCCCATTGCACGGCGGTGTCACTAGCTTGGCTCTCACATCGACCAAGGTTCACTTACCCCTCACCAGGAAAGCATCGCGACAatcagccaagaagctttcCGTCTTTGaaacagccatgatgaaataCCCAGAGTCATATACCGGAATTAGAATCAGCATCCGGCAATGCGTGCCGTGAGACTGCGAACGGGCCTTGGTACAGTAACTCAGGGTCTGAAGTGACGTAGGCTGAACCCCTGTAAAGTGGGAGATGACGAAAGAGGGGGGCATGCAGATGTTGGCACTTTGGTGAGATCTAATGGATCTGCCGGTTTTATTTCTCCATTCTGTAAATGAGACTTGAACAAAGTCGGAAATGGTTCGTTATTATCAGCTGCGGGCTGAGAGGTATAAGAAGGGCGGAATGTCGCTGCTGCATTGAGTTCTTTGTCACATCAAACCACTTCACTTACATCTACAACCCAAATCAATACACTCAAACTCACAATGGATTTTATCAAGAACGCTGTGTCTGGTGGCTCCAAGTCTGATGATGCCTCCAAGACCGACTCCAAGAACCAGGAGGACTATGTCGATAAGGGTATTGCTCTTCAAATGCCTCATGAAGCTTGACAGATTACTGACATTCATAGGTGTTGAATTCCTCAACAAGCAGGgtggcttcaacatctcccGCGACAACCAGGAGAAGGCTACCGACTTTGCCCGCAGCCAGTACGAGAAGCAGACTGGGTAAGTGGCGTTTGCCCTTCATCGTGGCTTGAACTGTGGCTAACAatcctcagcaacaaggtcgaCCCCAAGATCTCTAACTAGAGAGAGGAATAATGTTTAATGACGGAAGCTCAAATAGTGTGAGCATGAATTAATATGACATAATTACTTCAATTCAATTCGATGGGTCCAAGTGACATCAAGGTAGACGTGAATAACTGCTCGTAGATCAAACTCCTGCGAATCATCAATCCACAAAATAAACGAGTTGGATCGGAAGGATTGTTTCACTTCGATACGAATTGCTTACTCGCTTAGGAATTTagttctcttctccaactcaaaCCCTTGTCTCAACCTGTGATCTAACGATCAAAAGCAAGTTTACTGTCTCAGGCTGAAGCAAAAGTGTAAATCACCTCGTATCTCTGCATCAATGACGAGGCTTTGCTGTGAATTCGAGTATCGCTGTCATTGAATTCTAGACTCGAAAGCATAAAGCGCTGACAGGTTGTCCCAAGCAACGCGCCAAGCTTCAATTCGACCACATGGATCAGCCCCGCTATTTCCCCTCCAGCCGCCGCTAAACAACCAGCGCAGGGGGAGCGATACAGTCTACGATTGGCTGAGACCATATACCATCAACGGGGCCCTGAAGGGATAGACTTTAGCGCAGTCAGGTTTTCTCTTTAGTGAGAGCTTATGGCGGGCGATGCCCAGAAGGACAAAACATTCAGCATCCCCATTCAATACCCGACAATCTCCATCCACGTTCGCATCTGCATCAATCACAATCCACCAGCACAGCACACCACAGCTGCCTCGCATAGCGGTCGCCACAatgcatcatggccaacgaTGAGCGAGAAAACAGCCAGAGCCCAAAGGCTCAGGCTCCCAGCCCAAGCCCGAGTCCAAGCGGCACCAGGGACGGGTCGCGTCCACAGACGGCCCATCGCGTCTCACACACCGGCAGCGATGATCTCGAGGCCACTGAGACATCAGAGATGACTGACGATACAGCCGCCGACACGTCGCAGGCCCAGCCAACAAACCCAACCACAGCGACATCTCCACACGACATTGCGATAACCGTTGATGATACGCACGCAAAATCTCAGACCCGGATAATTCCCCAGAGCACCAGCAATCCCCCCACAAGCCACGAAGACTCGATGCTGCATTTGCCTGGCCACTCTGCCCCTGAAACTAGCTACTTCGACCCTATTTCCGTCGATGTCACACGAGGACATGACGACTCCTTGACTGAGGAGGACGTTAGACGCCACCTGAGAGACGTGGAGTCTAGCTTCTTGCCCGCCTTGTCACCCATTCCAACAGCATCCACGAACCAGGAGGGCGGCGTCGACGACACGTACCAATTCGACTCCCCGACAAAAAAGCCTGCGCCTGCTCCCCAACCTTTACAGCGAcatcaggaagaagaggaggatcaCGATGTAACTGTCGCGAGCACGAATACTTCCGGCTTTGAGAACTTTTCATCACCGACTGCTGCTGCAACACGAAGAACTATTTCGCGCGCCGTTAGCATGGCGAGTCAGCCTGACAATCGCAACACAAGCTACGACGAGAGCGAAAAGGACGACACGGAACAAGAGAGCTCACAGGTATCCAGCGCTGGTGATAACGAGGCCCCTTTATCGAGAACACATTCCTTGTCCGAAAAAGTCGATGCGGGCAGCACCCCTGGTCAATCGCTTCGAAGCCGACGACCAAAATATCTGCGCAGTCGTTTTGGAAGCCAGCGATCGTCGACATCCTCATTTGCTACGAACCCCGAGTCTCACGAAGGCAGTGACATGaccgttggtcttggtaccGATTACGCTTTACAATCTGGCGGTGCAGTCCCCGCCATTGGATTGCTACGAAATCCCAGCAATCCGATGCTACGATCCATCAGCATAGGGAGCATGGGCAGTGTTGGATCGGCATTCGGCGCTGAGGATTACACAGATACTTCTTTACCGCAACTCGAACCGCTGCACGAAGTCGATAGTCCAGAACGACAGCGACAGGATTTGCTAGAGACACCGAAGCCCTCTAAGGAAGGGTTCACCACAGCGCCTACTGATACGGTCATCGCGCGGCATGTTAGAAACGTCCAGGTACCCGAGTCTCTGCCCAAGGAGTACAAGTACAAGGGTGGACTTGAAACACCCCGGAAACATTCCTCAATCACCATGGGTTCCGTCAACACCGCCCGATCGGGCAAGAACTTGACGCTCAAAGAACAGAGCAGCACAATTGAGAGGCTGTCAAAGGAGAACTTcgatctcaagctcaaagttATGTTCTTGAGCGATCGTCTTGACAAGCTGTCGGAAGAGGGTATCAAGGAAATGATCTCGGAGAATGTCGACCTTAAGACTGGTCTTGCGGTACTCCAACGTGACAACAAGGTTTTGCGGAGGCGGGTCAAAGAATTGGAGAAGCAAGTCCGAGATGAGGGAGAGCGTCCAAGCACAGCGCACAGTGGTGCATCATCGACAGACCAAACGGCCCGAATGGGAGATGAAGAGCgagaggaagagctcatCTTTTTGCGGGAGCGGGTTGAGGAGTATGCCACTGAGATTGAGCGCCTACGGTCCGAAAGTTTAACCAAGGAGAATGAGCGACGAAAGTTTGCGGATATCGTCAGATCTCTTGGCGAGCGAAATAGCGGAAATATggagcgagaagaagaggccgatgTGTGGAAGGACCTTCTGGAGCAAGAGACTGCGCGCAGAGAACAAGCCGATGACGAGAATAAGAGACTACGGGAGGAGGTGTTCAAGCTAAAGCAAGACATGTCTAGCCTGACTAGCGGGGGAGGCTTGCACCACACGACAAACATTTACAACATCACAAAGAAACATCGCGACGGCAATGTATCGCCAGGTCGACCTGTCTCTGGCCTCTCAGGCGATATGGAGGGTTCAAATGGCAATTTCAGTGCAGCGACCACACTCGTTGATGAACTACGTCGCGAGAGTGAGCAGCTGCGTCATGAGAATGCCGAATTAAGACGCGAGGTTGGTGCGCAGACATCCATGCTGACTTCGAGGAACCGCGAAAAGGAGCGCCTCTACCaggagattgaggatctcaagatggCTCAGCGACGAGGTCGGCCTGCCCCATCAACAATTGACAGTCTTCTCGAGCGATCGGCTTCACAGGTTGGTGGTATGGAGAGGCCACAATCGCGGGGTAGCATGAAGACACGGACGcagattgaggaggaagccGACCgtgaagaactcgagaacaagatgaaCGAGATGCGCGACAAACTCAGCGAGGTCAAGCTGCAGAATCAAGAGTTGCAGCGCGAGCTTGAGATTTGCatggaggactttgaggctgCTATCGGCGACAAGCGacaggctgaagaagcagcgatGACTCTGCAGGAGGACCTCAACAATGCGATGAATGATCTTGTTGCTCTGCAATCCGAACGTGACGAAGCTCTTCGTGAGCAGAACGAGATGGAGAGTGAATTTGAAGCGCTACGGAAGGAGGCTCAAGAGGAGATTGACGCGTTGGAATCTGAGGCCGATCAGCAAGCCGAGGAGATGCAACGAGTACAAGCAGATCTACAGGACCGCTCAGAAAACTTTGACGCTTTGCAGGAAGAGATGCGCAAGATGAGCGAAGCCTTGATACGACTTGAAGACGACCAGGAGAACAAATTGCGACGCATCCAACAGCTCGAGCAGGAACTGGACTCGTCGAacaaggaacttgaagagCTAGAGCAGAAGCTCATGGAGGCGAATGACAAGAACCAGCGACTTTCTGTACAGCAAGAGTCGTCACAAGGAGAGATTGCATTCCTaagagaagagcaagagacCGACAAGATACGCATCGGCGATCTCGAAGCTGCGATGGCCAATGCCGAACAAAGCATCCgcgaagaaaaggaacgAGTCAAGGAACTGGAGAACCGTCTCCAACAAGAGAGACACCAGCGAGAAATTGTGGCGGaccaggagaaggaggaggttcaGCAGTTTGTCAACGAGCTCAACCGGGAAGCGTCAGcggccaaggatgaggctcGTCGTCTGCGTAAGAACTTGACGTCGAGGGAGGTTGAGGCGACGGAGTGGAAGGAGAGGTTGATGGAGCTTGAGAATAATCTTCGTGAAGCTCTCGGTGACCTCAACGGTACCCGCTCTTCGCTCCTCAAGGTGAGTTGGCTCGTCTCGTATTTGTGGGGGATTTACGCTAACGGTTTTAGTCTATCGCCAAGTTACAGCGGGAGCTTGAGAATACGATCCGCGATCTGGATGCCAGCAAGGCGGCGCTGGTGGAGAAGGATCGTATCATCAAAATGCGCGATTCACTACTTGAGTCTCATGCGCTTGAGAGTCGCAAACTTGCAGAGTTACTCGACAAGGAGCGCATTGCCCACCGCAACACAAAATCGCAGTACGACACGTTCCAGAAGTCTCATCAGCACCTTACCCGTACTGCAAGCAGTCAGGATGTTCGCATCGCTGAGCTCGAGACGAACAAGAGTCAGGATCGCAGGAGGATCGCACAGCTTGAGCAGTCGATGCGCGATCAGCTACAAGAGCGCAATGAACTACTCCTCCAGCTTTGGCACAAGCTCAGTAAATTGTGCGGAAGGGAATGGGTCCACGGCAACTCCCTCATCGACCGCCAAGTCCTCCCCTCAATCGAAGTCATCGCCAACCGCCTCCCCagcttcaccaagaacctcatGGCCGCCGTCAAAGCCATCGAGAACATGATTGGCTCCTTCGAGGTGCGCATCAAATCCGTCGAGCGCGACCTCCACAGGGAGTATCAGACCCTTGAGTCCAACCTCGAAGTGCGCACCAAGAAACTGGACCGTCTCGAAACCATGGTTAGAAACTCGGTCGCTTCAGGATCTCTAAGCCACGACGCACGGTACTCCCGCCTCGAAGAAGCATACCGCCAGCTCAAAGTCGAAAACGCCACGCTCCGGACCGCAAACGACGTACGCGCGAGGGCTTCATACTCTAGCACCGAATTAGTTCCTCACTCACCTTCACCATCCGTCCCCCGCGGCCCTAACGACCAACGCACAAGCCGTTCTAAATCCCGCTCAACCATTACGCGCGCACACACCACCACCGCACTACCAGGTTCTTCAGCAGGTGGTCTAGGACTCCGCGACATGGCTGCGCTAAGCGAGGAGAACAACGGCGCAGCGAACGATAACAGGTGGTTGTTTAGACTGCGGGACATGGAGTAtaagctcaagatggagcgGGAGGGACGGAACCAGGATAGACATGCTGCGAGGCAGAGGCTGGGggggttggagatggagaatagggacttgaaggagaggatgaagagggcGCTGGGGGACCTGGATTAAAAAAGCGTGGGATGGGTATGTTGATTATTAGCATAGATGGGAGCTAGGTGTTGATTACATGTGTATAACTGGACTGCATAGCTTAAGTACAGGTATTCTtttttgttggtgttggggAATATATTTGGGTATTATGATCATTggtggatggtgatggtgatttTAGTTACCGGTTGAGTGAGGTGTGCTGTAGTGGGGCATCAGTAATGTGAGTTATTGGGGGACACTTGTGAGGAGAGAA
This region includes:
- a CDS encoding hypothetical protein (At least one base has a quality score < 10) translates to MANDERENSQSPKAQAPSPSPSPSGTRDGSRPQTAHRVSHTGSDDLEATETSEMTDDTAADTSQAQPTNPTTATSPHDIAITVDDTHAKSQTRIIPQSTSNPPTSHEDSMLHLPGHSAPETSYFDPISVDVTRGHDDSLTEEDVRRHLRDVESSFLPALSPIPTASTNQEGGVDDTYQFDSPTKKPAPAPQPLQRHQEEEEDHDVTVASTNTSGFENFSSPTAAATRRTISRAVSMASQPDNRNTSYDESEKDDTEQESSQVSSAGDNEAPLSRTHSLSEKVDAGSTPGQSLRSRRPKYLRSRFGSQRSSTSSFATNPESHEGSDMTVGLGTDYALQSGGAVPAIGLLRNPSNPMLRSISIGSMGSVGSAFGAEDYTDTSLPQLEPLHEVDSPERQRQDLLETPKPSKEGFTTAPTDTVIARHVRNVQVPESLPKEYKYKGGLETPRKHSSITMGSVNTARSGKNLTLKEQSSTIERLSKENFDLKLKVMFLSDRLDKLSEEGIKEMISENVDLKTGLAVLQRDNKVLRRRVKELEKQVRDEGERPSTAHSGASSTDQTARMGDEEREEELIFLRERVEEYATEIERLRSESLTKENERRKFADIVRSLGERNSGNMEREEEADVWKDLLEQETARREQADDENKRLREEVFKLKQDMSSLTSGGGLHHTTNIYNITKKHRDGNVSPGRPVSGLSGDMEGSNGNFSAATTLVDELRRESEQLRHENAELRREVGAQTSMLTSRNREKERLYQEIEDLKMAQRRGRPAPSTIDSLLERSASQVGGMERPQSRGSMKTRTQIEEEADREELENKMNEMRDKLSEVKLQNQELQRELEICMEDFEAAIGDKRQAEEAAMTLQEDLNNAMNDLVALQSERDEALREQNEMESEFEALRKEAQEEIDALESEADQQAEEMQRVQADLQDRSENFDALQEEMRKMSEALIRLEDDQENKLRRIQQLEQELDSSNKELEELEQKLMEANDKNQRLSVQQESSQGEIAFLREEQETDKIRIGDLEAAMANAEQSIREEKERVKELENRLQQERHQREIVADQEKEEVQQFVNELNREASAAKDEARRLRKNLTSREVEATEWKERLMELENNLREALGDLNGTRSSLLKSIAKLQRELENTIRDLDASKAALVEKDRIIKMRDSLLESHALESRKLAELLDKERIAHRNTKSQYDTFQKSHQHLTRTASSQDVRIAELETNKSQDRRRIAQLEQSMRDQLQERNELLLQLWHKLSKLCGREWVHGNSLIDRQVLPSIEVIANRLPSFTKNLMAAVKAIENMIGSFEVRIKSVERDLHREYQTLESNLEVRTKKLDRLETMVRNSVASGSLSHDARYSRLEEAYRQLKVENATLRTANDVRARASYSSTELVPHSPSPSVPRGPNDQRTSRSKSRSTITRAHTTTALPGSSAGGLGLRDMAALSEENNGAANDNRWLFRLRDMEYKLKMEREGRNQDRHAARQRLGGLEMENRDLKERMKRALGDLD